aattaaatagttaattaGTAGCTAGCTAGGTTTTATAAAACTTAACtaccaattaaataattaagtactTACCATATATAATTAGCCGTGTTTTAATTATGGTAATTACTATAATTAAAAACCGGACTAATTATGGTaaactaaataattaacttaCCGTAACTATAGTAGCTTACCATAATTAATTAGCTAggttaaaaacatatatagctATTTATGGTAATTAAGTTaggtaattattttaattaatcagccattttctgacgtgccacatgtgatACGTcagaatttattgacgtgccacatgtggcgcATCAGCCTTTTTCTGacatgccacatgtggcacgtgagcccttttctgacgtgctacatGTGGCACGTTAGAAATTCTTGACATGTCGCAtgttgacacgtcaagaatttagATCTGGCCACGGATCCCCATGccagcttcttttcttttcttttccctcttctttcttcctcctcctgGGCACAGCTCGCACAGCTCCTCCCATTGTCAACGATTTTTTTCACTGCTGACCACCCATTCCTCCGCCATCGCCGCACATATCCCCAGCTCCATCTCACAGTACTCACTCGCTCACTCTCTCACCCGCTCTagctcgctctctctctctctctaacggCCAAATGCCGTACATCTCCGTTCGTCCTCGCCGTCGCTGTCTTCGTCTTTGGCGGTTCCCCGGCCTTAGTTTCTCCATCTCCGACCGCAGCTTCTCTGCCgattgggtatatatatatggtttaatttatatgttttaaatttatttatgtgtttgtttatttatttatgatttatttatttatttatgataatTTGGATGcaaatatgtgttttttaaatttattttatttatatgtttatatgtttatatatatgttttatattgTATTAATATATGTTTGGATGCATtatataatgttaaaaaataaattgctcGTAACTTTGACAAATTATAGTAGAGAATCATGGGTCTCTGATttcaattatcaaaatttactTGGACAAATCTCAAGGAGGAAGGTGGAACAGGGTTGATTTAACTTTTTCATGCATTAAGATAAATCAAGATGAATTGATTTAAGTTTTTCAGCAAGTTGGATATTGTCAGTACTGCAGGCTAGTGCATTTGTAAGGTGGAATAGGGTTTTCACATTTTTGTGGGTTAAGTTGGGCCAAGGGTACCCCAACCTTAGTAAGGAATATTCAAGGGTTGGTTTGAGTTTGAGTGGAGGGCGGGCTGCCCTAAACCCAACAATCTAGTCAATGTTCTTTCTCTTGTCCATAAATAGGAAGGAATAAGCTTTATGCACATTCTAGTATATTTATATACAGCAAATTAAAGCCAACATCAGAATCAACTTTAATActttttacatatatatgatcatgtgctatatatataaccaatgAATCTactaaatcaattaaatttggcAAATTTTATGCAACATGAAATTAAGTTGAACTTGGGCTAGCTTTGCCTGCTTTTGGTAACCCAAGCAATATTGTTTACATTGCATGGGTTAAATGCCATGCAAGCTAGACAATTGAAATTATACAGGCTCATACAAATTCTCTGacatttaaacttttgaaatcaGTGACGATTTAACAAGGTTAATTGCaaacttacttttttttttttcccaattctTCATGTATTTCTATTCAACTCTATTTCTTTCATGTAATCTCTATATAAAAGTTGAAACAATTGTTGTGGGCATGCATATGATCATCATCATATCATGCATAAATAAAttgtgttttggttttaaaGTTCATATTgtgtaaatgttaaaaaactaacctagatttattgtatttagggtccccataacGAACCTAGGTAGATGTTATAGAAAaaccttataaaataacctagttagaattattttgtttaaggtctccaccaaaaatgcatttaaatttgggttgagtattttttttttttttggtttttcaagaTTAATTAGATTAggtaaatgttaaaaatacacTTTGGTACTattccccatatataacaaatgcatatccaTTAATACttgatatatttgttaattaaataaccaacctagttttcttttatttagggtccccatatataacaaatgtgTATATACCCAcgaatatttattatatttgttaattaattgagaGTTAcattttcacataaaaaatataaacatatatatatatatgtttatattttttatgtagttgaaattaggtttatatatatgcatgtgcttgaaattaggtttatattttttaagtcttatatatTTGTTCCTAATGCACGTAGCgaaaaaatggacaagagttggatgacaaagtctagaggTACGAGAGAATACAGAGATGGGTGTAAATTGTTCGTAgagtttgcagttagtaactgtagaacccctgatggattcatctattgcccTTGTAAGATTTGTAGAAATAACCGGCGCCACCCACCAGGTTTcgtattcgaccacttgacagggggtaaaGGAGTAATGCCAGAATACACACTCTGGTACTATCACGGTGAAAAGCATGTACAGGGTCCTGGTACAGGCTCTAATTCGAATCGTCCGGCCGCAGATGCGAATGCAAGCGCAAATCAAGTTATGAGGTTTAGCGCTATGAGGTTTAGACAAATAACCAGTAAGATTGTAAGGAGCGGAAATTATGTCCGAATACGGGACGACTGGACGAAGGTACCGGAGTGTACGAAGGAGGATATATGGGACGCTTTGATGGTATGTTCTAACTAGATGTTATATGATAGCAtgtgtattttattatgtcaaacactcctaatgcatgtatgtatacgctctaagttgtacatatatatgtgtgtttatatgtatatacatatacacatatttttttgtttttttaatttatcaattttgaatTTGTGCAGGTAGACTTTTTCGTCCCGCCCGAATGCAATATGGTTGCCATAAAGAAGAATGCATTTCGAGATATTGGCACCGAGCTGAGGACTTGGAGGCACGAGTTAAAAAAAGATCTTGCCATTCAGCCGGACGATACTCCGGACACCGTACGGGCGAGAGTGGGGCAAGAAAGGCTCTCCGAGTACGACCCCTTCGACTTGGAGATCTTGTTAGATAAATGGTGTAGCAAGAAGAACCAGGTAGGTcatgagtaatattataattttgtgtagtttcattaattgtaattgtgttagtattaacatattaagaatgttaattgtgtaggagtatgctgcGCATATGAAGAGCTTGCGAGCATTGAACAATACGCCCCATTGCACTGGGTCAAAGAGCTATGCTAGGGTAACACATGAGGACGTAtgtgtgtaatttaccctaTACTTATAGATGTAATTTATCCTACACGAGCACAGTCTTACATCCGCACACACAAGAAGAATGATGGTCAATATTCGAATGATATAGTCAaagagagatgtgtatgctactcacctttcatatgttgttttgcttatatatgtgTGATAATTTATTTGCGATTAACAGTTGTATGACGCAACCAATAATTATTGTAACATACAGGAGAGGATGGAGGAGCTTATACCCACTGACCCTGCAGCATCGTCGAGCGTGACAGAGAGGACGGTACGATGGGCGTCGAACAACGCGTACGCCCAAGCGATTGGAAATAAACCTGAGTACGCTGGTAGGGTTCGGCAGGTTGGACCGAATGTTCTACCTGTGCGGGGCAccatacactcatactatacaccgtcacagGCACGGTCACAGAACACTAGGCACTTTGCGGTCTCACAAGAACTTCTTGACAAAGCACTTGAGGCGGAGAGGGCACACTACAAGGCACAGTTAGAAGCGCGGTTGGCCGCAGAGCGGGAGCAGATAGTTGCGCGAGTAGCTCTGCAAGTGGTTGCGAATCTTGCGGAAAAAAAAGCTCAGATGACAGCAATGTTTGAGGCCCGTTTGCGCCGGCTCGAGGAAATGATGTGGTCGAGCTCCGCGCCCGAGGTGGCTCATTACAAGGGAGCGCTAGACATagcttccccaccctttgcgATTGTGACATCGTCGGTCGATAGTGGAtcaggtaatgacattttttaatggtcaatgtGGTTTTAGaactgtccctatatatatgtgcacttttaaatttagagtttggatatgttgtagtgattctcattaatgatgttgcaaatcctgttgaatttggtttatattatgatTTGTTTGGTGGTAGATGTAggttagagctttgcatttAAAGTGTTTAGTATTGTGAgatggaccactatggtccttgtagaatgTGACGTCCATTTGATTTGATCACGAAAATATATTGGGGGTGTAGATATAAATctgaatttgttgagtatgatTACCTTTGTTTACATAGTGATGTTGCTCAATGATTAAGACTTGATAATATTctaaaatattgtttggtgattttttgttttattatttgcagCTAGTGGCTATCATGGAGAGGATGCTATTGATATCGATGACTTAGATTGAACAAATGGTTGACCATTCACACTTGGTGTACATaagttattttgttgatgtaattgtatttgcgatagttttcttgatgtagttagatatatatgatatcagagatagttttattggtgtatatgtctttatttgtgattggtgtatagtTTTATTGTGTTTTGAAGCTGGTTTTGGTTGATAGTTTGTTAGATGTACATCGAACTTGTATGTTTGTGATCGACGTTGATGGAtatgtattatgttatttgcatggatcgatGGATAGTTCCGTTGTAGTACATATGtaaattgtatatcaggttaaATCCAAAATTCAGGTAGAGAcccgaaaaaattcaaaaaacataCAGGGggaagcaaaaaaacaaatttaaaaattacaattatttttgaccacgtcagtaaatttttaaCGTGCCATTCTTCACACGTCAACCATTACTGATGTGTCAGTAGTGGCACATCAGCAAAAATTTTGACATGGTAAGAGTGTCATGTTAGAAAATtgattgacgtgtcaaattgccacgtcataaattttattgccatgtcaataatttgttgacgtggcaatttgacacgtcaatcaattttctgacgtgctactactggcacatcaaaaaatttattgacgtggcattttctgacacgtcagaaatttttgacatgttagaaaataacacaataaatttttttgacgtgccactttttgacacatcaaaaattattgacgtgttaaacagtgacacgtcaaaaaactacCGTTTTTTACACTCATAAATTTTAATGCCTGAGATACGTCAATAAAGTttaatgacacgtcaataaagtttagTGACGTTTCAGGTCACCTACACATCAAAAATAGcctgtcaaaaaaaatttcattttttgtagtgctttcCTTTGATCTGAGCAATGAGGTGTTCCAAGAGGTACTGCCTCCTTCAACTGAAGAATCCATTTTTCAGGAGATTGCTTGCTGTTATCCATAACTCTGTAGCTTTGCTTTTACAATGTGGCAATGTGTTTGAAAAATCGCTTGATATATGGGTGTTGAGTGAGTTTGGTGATGAAAGATTTTGGATCAAAATAGTAACATTCGAACTCATTCTTCCACTTCTTTGGGATCTAACACAGCTTCGGGATGACGGTTTGATAGTTCTAAGCAATCAAGATGGAGGCTTGGTATTGTATGACCCAAGAACACAACAACTGAGGGATCTTGGTATAGGTGGGGATGGATTCTGTCAACTTGTTAGTTACACAGTCCATAGTTTTCCTCAATGGATCGAGGAATGTGATTGAGCAACAAGACAATTCATAACAAGATTCCAGGCTATTT
This genomic interval from Corylus avellana chromosome ca3, CavTom2PMs-1.0 contains the following:
- the LOC132173941 gene encoding uncharacterized protein LOC132173941 isoform X1 — encoded protein: MRKRKCNDLASGLGLTMSKRELPEDVHMEILSRLPVKSLVRFSEKMDKSWMTKSRGTREYRDGCKLFVEFAVSNCRTPDGFIYCPCKICRNNRRHPPGFVFDHLTGGKGVMPEYTLWYYHGEKHVQGPGTGSNSNRPAADANASANQVMRFSAMRFRQITSKIVRSGNYVRIRDDWTKVPECTKEDIWDALMVDFFVPPECNMVAIKKNAFRDIGTELRTWRHELKKDLAIQPDDTPDTVRARVGQERLSEYDPFDLEILLDKWCSKKNQEYAAHMKSLRALNNTPHCTGSKSYARVTHEDERMEELIPTDPAASSSVTERTVRWASNNAYAQAIGNKPEYAGRVRQVGPNVLPVRGTIHSYYTPSQARSQNTRHFAVSQELLDKALEAERAHYKAQLEARLAAEREQIVARVALQVVANLAEKKAQMTAMFEARLRRLEEMMWSSSAPEVAHYKGALDIASPPFAIVTSSVDSGSASGYHGEDAIDIDDLD
- the LOC132173941 gene encoding uncharacterized protein LOC132173941 isoform X2 — encoded protein: MDKSWMTKSRGTREYRDGCKLFVEFAVSNCRTPDGFIYCPCKICRNNRRHPPGFVFDHLTGGKGVMPEYTLWYYHGEKHVQGPGTGSNSNRPAADANASANQVMRFSAMRFRQITSKIVRSGNYVRIRDDWTKVPECTKEDIWDALMVDFFVPPECNMVAIKKNAFRDIGTELRTWRHELKKDLAIQPDDTPDTVRARVGQERLSEYDPFDLEILLDKWCSKKNQEYAAHMKSLRALNNTPHCTGSKSYARVTHEDERMEELIPTDPAASSSVTERTVRWASNNAYAQAIGNKPEYAGRVRQVGPNVLPVRGTIHSYYTPSQARSQNTRHFAVSQELLDKALEAERAHYKAQLEARLAAEREQIVARVALQVVANLAEKKAQMTAMFEARLRRLEEMMWSSSAPEVAHYKGALDIASPPFAIVTSSVDSGSASGYHGEDAIDIDDLD
- the LOC132173941 gene encoding uncharacterized protein LOC132173941 isoform X3, producing MQRFSKWVRFNDVEKGAPRRCAHGNPIKAARQISGAIQVDFFVPPECNMVAIKKNAFRDIGTELRTWRHELKKDLAIQPDDTPDTVRARVGQERLSEYDPFDLEILLDKWCSKKNQEYAAHMKSLRALNNTPHCTGSKSYARVTHEDERMEELIPTDPAASSSVTERTVRWASNNAYAQAIGNKPEYAGRVRQVGPNVLPVRGTIHSYYTPSQARSQNTRHFAVSQELLDKALEAERAHYKAQLEARLAAEREQIVARVALQVVANLAEKKAQMTAMFEARLRRLEEMMWSSSAPEVAHYKGALDIASPPFAIVTSSVDSGSASGYHGEDAIDIDDLD